A genome region from Engraulis encrasicolus isolate BLACKSEA-1 chromosome 6, IST_EnEncr_1.0, whole genome shotgun sequence includes the following:
- the cwc15 gene encoding protein CWC15 homolog yields the protein MTTAARPTFEPARGGRGKGEGDLSALSKQYSSRDLPGHTKIKYRQPTQDAPEEVRARDFRRELEERERVVVREKTRERGPREHTTSSSSSSSSSKRPRLDQIPAADMDADDPLTDDDDNSDSDSDSDDDTAALLAELEKIKKERAEEQERKEREQKAEEERIRMENILSGNPLLNLAGQQPTPQTQTSFQVKRRWDDDVVFKNCAKGVDDRKEKRFVNDTLRSEFHKKFMEKYVK from the exons ATGACTACTGCGGCTAGGCCAACGTTCGAGCCCGCTCGAGGAGGGCGAGGCAAAGGAGAAGGAGACTTGAGCGCACTATCAAAACAGTATTCCAGTCGGGACTTACCGGGCCATACTAAAATCAAGTATCG GCAACCCACCCAGGATGCCCCTGAGGAGGTGCGCGCCCGTGACTTCCGCAGGGAGCTGGAGGAGCGTGAGAGGGTCGTCGTGCGGGAGAagaccagggagagagggccacGCG AACACACCACATCTTCATCATCCTCGTCTTCGTCATCCAAAAGGCCGCGCCTTGACCAGATCCCTGCGGCAGACATGGACGCAGATGACCCCCTCACAGAC GACGATGACAACTCTGACTCGGACTCTGACAGTGACGATGACACCGCCGCCCTCTTGGCCGAGCTGGAGAAGATTAAGAAGGAGAGAgctgaggagcaggagaggaag gagcgggAGCAGAAGGCTGAGGAGGAGCGTATCCGCATGGAGAACATCCTGAGCGGCAACCCCCTGCTCAACCTGGCCGGCCAGCAGCCGACCCCACAGACCCAGACCTCCTTTCAAGTCAAGAGGAG atGGGATGACGACGTCGTTTTCAAAAACTGTGCCAAGGGGGTTGATGACCGGAAAGAGAAGCGATTTGTCAATGACACCCTTCGTTCTGAGTTTCACAAAAAGTTCATGGAGAAGTATGTAAAGTAA
- the LOC134450288 gene encoding chemokine XC receptor 1-like, which produces MALEDYSYNYDLNYSYSYDYPNDDCDKGHVIQFGAVATPVVFFAVTVLSLIGNLLVIVILLKYENLKSITNCFIFNLALSDLMFTFGLPFWAYYHLDQWVLGDFTCKAVNFVFYAGFYNSSLFLTVMTLQRYRAVLHPLSDRGENRTRFALCLSVGVWAISLASAVPATLRNKVQVYYNVVHCQYDEIGWKHAAVYQQNLYFFIAFGIMCFCYYRILKTILNSPSSKRIRTVKLIFVIVVVFVLGWAPYNIVIFLRTFADRYPFNECDVSINLDYAFYVCRLIAFSNCCLNPVFYAFVGVKFRKHLKVIFHKFSPPPHASLESQRTRMMVMPSQGSMY; this is translated from the coding sequence ATGGCACTGGAAGACTACAGCTATAATTACGACCTCAACTATAGCTACAGTTACGACTATCCAAATGATGACTGTGATAAGGGACACGTCATCCAATTTGGTGCCGTAGCTACTCCAGTCGTCTTCTTTGCAGTGACGGTCCTCAGCCTCATTGGAAACCTGCTGGTGATTGTGATCCTGCTCAAGTATGAAAACCTCAAGTCCATCACCAACTGCTTCATCTTCAACTTGGCTCTGTCAGACCTCATGTTCACCTTTGGATTACCCTTCTGGGCATACTATCATTTGGACCAGTGGGTGCTTGGAGACTTCACCTGCAAAGCTGTCAATTTTGTGTTTTACGCAGGCTTCTACAACAGCTCTTTGTTCTTGACCGTAATGACTCTGCAAAGGTACAGGGCGGTGCTCCATCCCCTGTCTGACCGGGGTGAGAATCGCACACGTTTCGCTCTGTGTTTGTCAGTGGGTGTCTGGGCCATCAGCCTTGCCTCGGCCGTGCCGGCGACATTACGCAACAAGGTACAGGTGTATTATAACGTGGTTCACTGCCAGTATGACGAAATTGGATGGAAACATGCAGCGGTGTACCAGCAAAATTTGTATTTCTTCATCGCCTTTGGAATTATGTGTTTCTGTTACTACAGAATACTGAAGACAATCCTGAATTCACCGTCAAGTAAGAGAATTCGGACAGTGaaactgatttttgtcattgtggttgtgtttgtgctaGGGTGGGCACCATACAACATAGTGATATTCCTCAGGACCTTTGCAGATCGTTACCCTTTCAATGAGTGTGACGTCAGTATAAACCTGGACTATGCTTTCTATGTTTGCCGACTAATAGCCTTCTCAAATTGCTGCCTCAATCCAGTGTTCTACGCCTTCGTCGGAGTAAAGTTTAGAAAACATCTGAAAGTGATTTTTCACAAGTTCTCGCCGCCACCACATGCCAGTCTGGAGTCTCAGCGCACCAGAATGATGGTCATGCCATCACAAGGGTCTATGTACTAG